A single genomic interval of Streptomyces graminofaciens harbors:
- a CDS encoding VOC family protein codes for MRFEKPVTGGPCWTELGTRDLPGTERFYTELFGWRPQMDQREEMGGYTIAHLGDAPVAGLVPLGEETAPVAWYVTFAVADVDAAVAKVGAAGGSVVMEAGDVPDMGRFAAASDPDGAPFQLWQDRGFAGAGLLNAPGALGWVELLTRAPERAKLFYPEVFGWSVNASERYTRWGIGGAEFGGMVTMDEKFPPEVPAHWLPYFAVEDVDDTARVAAEAGGAILMEPTTVPEGPRIAVLRDPQGAVFGVYSAGQEG; via the coding sequence ATGAGGTTCGAGAAGCCGGTGACCGGCGGGCCCTGCTGGACCGAGCTCGGGACCCGTGATCTGCCGGGGACCGAGCGGTTCTACACCGAGCTGTTCGGGTGGCGTCCCCAGATGGATCAGCGTGAGGAGATGGGCGGCTACACGATCGCGCATCTCGGGGACGCCCCGGTCGCCGGCCTCGTGCCGCTGGGCGAGGAGACGGCGCCGGTCGCCTGGTACGTGACGTTCGCCGTGGCGGACGTGGACGCTGCCGTGGCGAAGGTCGGGGCGGCGGGCGGCTCGGTGGTGATGGAGGCCGGGGACGTCCCGGACATGGGGCGCTTCGCGGCTGCCTCGGATCCCGACGGCGCGCCGTTCCAGCTCTGGCAGGACCGTGGTTTCGCCGGGGCAGGGCTGCTCAACGCGCCGGGCGCGCTCGGCTGGGTGGAACTGCTGACCCGCGCGCCCGAGCGCGCCAAGCTCTTCTACCCCGAGGTGTTCGGCTGGAGCGTCAACGCCTCCGAGCGGTACACGCGGTGGGGCATCGGCGGTGCCGAGTTCGGCGGCATGGTCACGATGGACGAGAAGTTCCCGCCGGAGGTGCCCGCGCACTGGCTGCCGTACTTCGCCGTCGAGGACGTCGACGACACGGCCCGCGTCGCGGCCGAGGCGGGCGGCGCGATCCTCATGGAGCCGACGACGGTGCCGGAGGGGCCCCGCATCGCGGTGCTACGGGACCCCCAAGGCGCGGTGTTCGGGGTGTACTCGGCGGGCCAGGAGGGCTGA
- a CDS encoding MarR family winged helix-turn-helix transcriptional regulator, producing MTAGSGRTATGNGAVLGDTVSKVVRQWQSVHPGLDTAPMEIIGRVNRCAALLQQAEDAPLRRAGLTRPEFDVLGTLRRTGHELTPSEIARETFASGAAVTKRLKVLTERGLVERRGDTRDRRVAHVRLTDTGRDLVDAVLPEQLAYETAVLSGVDADRQRELARLLGELLLQLEGRLGLPRA from the coding sequence ATGACGGCAGGCAGCGGGCGGACGGCTACGGGGAACGGCGCGGTTCTCGGGGACACGGTCTCCAAGGTGGTGCGTCAGTGGCAGTCGGTGCATCCCGGTCTCGACACCGCGCCGATGGAGATCATCGGCCGCGTCAACCGCTGCGCCGCCCTCCTCCAGCAGGCCGAGGACGCCCCGCTGCGCCGCGCCGGGCTCACCCGCCCCGAGTTCGACGTCCTCGGCACCCTGCGCCGCACGGGCCATGAGCTGACCCCCAGCGAGATCGCCCGGGAGACCTTCGCCTCCGGGGCCGCCGTCACCAAACGCCTGAAGGTCCTGACCGAGCGGGGCCTGGTCGAACGGCGCGGCGACACCCGTGACCGCCGCGTCGCCCACGTCCGCCTCACCGACACCGGACGCGACCTGGTCGACGCCGTACTCCCGGAGCAACTGGCGTACGAGACGGCCGTACTGTCGGGAGTCGACGCCGACAGACAACGGGAACTCGCGCGTCTGCTGGGGGAGTTGCTGCTCCAACTGGAGGGCAGACTCGGCCTGCCGCGCGCTTAG
- a CDS encoding FUSC family protein, with the protein MKSLRSPRVRRLPLSGVLRAGRPSEIWFKPALSVIAATAPPNLALLALDRLDLAMYAMAGSLCALYAHNRPYAARARALAGVVLGMVGGLAVALVVASLTADAVVLVTVGALLAAVQKVLCDATRIGPPAHVIFTFVTSAALFAPQTLGQVPGHLALAAATGAWAWLVCMAPGLVRPYGPERRATAQALNAAALHVEAVARVAVGAARGGTSQAEGPRTRGAAAAAVHNAWQILRSTGRRTEPRRALAQLLTRAEVALAAPGDTDAGQLRSWARELLSGRPVPNVEGHGEPTELPTTSTALWRTLGPLALRTGLGCALAGYASLALGVGRPYWALVTAASLYQANVTLTWSRGVQRVAGNLVGVLLFAVIVPLAHLHAAALVLCCLALNFGAEALISRNYWLGTICVTPLALLVTEFAHLENPGELITDRLADTVVGALVGLAAAIAVTNRRAGERVEQALTAVERAREHTARTATDTRSAPGALDSARRALAAALVELRVTTEAAAGEWWQRDLPTDRVTHAEAAAHRTLAATVRRHGWDVAEGARA; encoded by the coding sequence ATGAAGAGCCTCAGATCCCCGCGTGTCCGTCGGCTCCCGCTCTCCGGGGTGCTCCGCGCCGGACGGCCCTCGGAGATCTGGTTCAAGCCCGCGCTGAGCGTGATCGCGGCGACGGCCCCGCCGAACCTGGCGCTGCTCGCGCTCGACCGCCTCGACCTGGCGATGTACGCGATGGCGGGGTCGCTCTGCGCGCTCTACGCCCACAACCGCCCCTACGCCGCCCGTGCCCGTGCCCTGGCCGGGGTGGTCCTCGGCATGGTCGGCGGCCTCGCGGTGGCGCTCGTCGTCGCGTCGCTCACCGCCGACGCGGTGGTCCTGGTCACCGTGGGCGCGCTGCTGGCCGCCGTGCAGAAGGTGCTCTGCGACGCGACCAGGATCGGGCCGCCCGCCCATGTCATCTTCACCTTCGTCACCTCGGCGGCCCTGTTCGCGCCGCAGACCCTCGGTCAGGTGCCCGGCCATCTCGCCCTGGCCGCCGCCACGGGCGCCTGGGCATGGCTGGTGTGCATGGCCCCCGGCCTCGTACGCCCGTACGGGCCCGAGCGCCGCGCCACCGCCCAGGCCCTGAACGCGGCGGCGCTCCACGTCGAAGCGGTCGCCAGGGTGGCCGTCGGGGCGGCCCGGGGCGGGACCTCGCAGGCCGAGGGACCGAGGACCAGGGGCGCTGCCGCAGCCGCCGTGCACAACGCTTGGCAGATCCTCCGCTCCACCGGACGGCGAACCGAACCCCGGCGCGCCCTCGCACAGCTCCTCACCCGAGCCGAGGTCGCGCTCGCCGCGCCCGGCGACACCGACGCCGGACAACTGCGCTCCTGGGCGCGGGAGTTGCTCAGCGGTCGACCCGTACCGAATGTGGAAGGACACGGCGAGCCGACCGAACTCCCCACGACCTCAACCGCGTTGTGGCGCACCCTCGGCCCCCTCGCCCTGCGCACCGGCCTCGGTTGCGCCCTCGCCGGATACGCCTCCCTCGCGCTCGGCGTCGGCAGGCCCTACTGGGCGCTGGTCACCGCCGCCTCGCTGTACCAGGCGAACGTCACCCTCACCTGGAGCCGGGGCGTGCAGCGCGTCGCTGGCAACCTCGTCGGCGTACTGCTCTTCGCCGTCATCGTCCCGCTCGCCCACCTCCACGCGGCGGCGCTCGTCCTGTGCTGCCTTGCCCTCAATTTCGGCGCCGAGGCGCTGATCAGCCGCAACTACTGGCTCGGCACGATCTGCGTGACCCCGCTGGCGCTGCTCGTCACCGAGTTCGCGCACCTGGAGAACCCCGGCGAGCTGATCACCGACCGGCTCGCGGACACCGTCGTGGGCGCCCTCGTCGGCCTCGCCGCGGCGATCGCCGTCACCAACCGGCGCGCCGGCGAACGCGTCGAGCAGGCCCTCACCGCTGTGGAGCGCGCCCGGGAGCACACGGCCCGCACCGCCACCGACACACGGTCCGCCCCCGGGGCGCTGGACTCCGCCCGGCGCGCCCTCGCCGCCGCGCTGGTCGAACTGCGCGTCACCACCGAGGCCGCCGCCGGCGAATGGTGGCAACGCGACCTGCCGACGGACCGGGTGACGCATGCCGAGGCGGCCGCACACCGTACGCTCGCGGCGACGGTACGACGGCACGGCTGGGATGTTGCGGAGGGTGCACGGGCATGA
- a CDS encoding DUF5134 domain-containing protein translates to MHGPASPGWLLVALCGLTGTYCLLRMRSAVEEQRRAAGGEALMGFGMAAMAVPAAVVAPPRWAWLAYTAVFGTAALHALWSARTTGRHHLHHLVGAVAMVYMAAVMAASPGGGHGGAGLPLVTGTLLLYFAGYVLWSGARLIPVPAAVAVSPPIIASEPRNLASVPRTVASAPRTVAAGSRPLGWGDRPELSQACRLSMGIGMLAMLLTV, encoded by the coding sequence GTGCACGGACCTGCTTCGCCCGGCTGGCTGCTGGTCGCGTTGTGCGGCCTGACCGGGACCTACTGCCTGCTGCGGATGCGCAGCGCCGTCGAGGAGCAGCGCCGGGCCGCGGGCGGCGAGGCACTCATGGGCTTCGGCATGGCCGCGATGGCCGTGCCCGCGGCCGTCGTCGCGCCGCCGCGCTGGGCCTGGCTGGCGTACACGGCCGTGTTCGGGACGGCCGCCTTGCACGCGCTGTGGTCGGCCCGGACGACCGGCCGACACCATCTGCACCACCTGGTGGGGGCGGTCGCGATGGTCTACATGGCCGCGGTGATGGCCGCCTCCCCCGGCGGCGGACACGGCGGCGCGGGCCTGCCGCTCGTCACCGGCACCCTTCTGCTGTACTTCGCGGGCTATGTGCTGTGGTCCGGCGCACGGCTGATACCCGTCCCGGCCGCCGTTGCCGTGAGCCCGCCAATCATCGCGTCCGAACCGCGAAACCTCGCGTCCGTACCACGAACCGTCGCGTCCGCACCACGAACCGTCGCGGCGGGCTCACGGCCCCTCGGCTGGGGCGACCGGCCGGAGTTGTCACAGGCGTGCCGGCTGTCCATGGGCATCGGGATGCTGGCAATGCTGCTGACGGTCTGA
- a CDS encoding M56 family metallopeptidase: MMVPAALLLLGALLAVVAPRLLARADWPDREPVVALWVWQCVVAAVLLCCALSMTLSAADAWTAVRGQVFASAPRPVVEAYAWGTGDSWAAATAVTLACGGLWTGTMLVREVVRARRRHRLREAEVLSRAPLLPGEEPDPGRLVVLEGEQPDAWWLSGSAPRLVITTAALRRLKGRQVDAVLAHEQGHARARHHWLLHCSAALAGGFPRVPVFAAFRDEMHRLVELAADDTASRRYGRLTIALALVGLNEDRGVFGPCPTPEAHVPQRVNRLLTPPERLPAVRRLRLTACAALVPVVPVLVTFMPGLRALG; the protein is encoded by the coding sequence ATGATGGTCCCCGCGGCACTGTTGCTGCTCGGCGCTCTGCTCGCCGTCGTCGCCCCGAGGCTGCTGGCCCGGGCCGACTGGCCGGACCGTGAACCGGTGGTCGCCCTGTGGGTGTGGCAGTGCGTCGTGGCGGCGGTTCTGCTGTGCTGCGCGCTGTCGATGACGCTGAGCGCGGCCGACGCCTGGACGGCCGTGCGCGGGCAGGTGTTCGCGTCGGCGCCGCGCCCCGTGGTGGAGGCGTACGCGTGGGGTACGGGCGACTCGTGGGCGGCGGCCACCGCCGTGACGCTCGCGTGCGGTGGCCTGTGGACCGGGACGATGCTGGTCCGTGAGGTCGTACGGGCCCGGCGGCGGCATCGGCTTCGCGAGGCCGAAGTGCTGTCGCGCGCGCCGCTGTTGCCCGGCGAGGAGCCGGACCCCGGGCGTCTCGTCGTCCTCGAGGGCGAGCAGCCGGACGCCTGGTGGCTCTCGGGGTCGGCACCCCGGTTGGTCATCACCACGGCCGCGTTGCGGCGGCTGAAGGGGCGGCAGGTGGACGCGGTGCTGGCCCATGAGCAGGGGCATGCCCGGGCCCGCCACCACTGGCTGCTGCACTGCTCGGCGGCGCTGGCGGGAGGCTTCCCCCGGGTGCCGGTGTTCGCGGCGTTCCGCGACGAGATGCACCGCCTTGTCGAACTCGCCGCCGACGACACGGCCTCCCGCCGCTACGGCCGTCTCACCATCGCCCTCGCGCTCGTCGGGCTGAACGAGGACCGGGGCGTGTTCGGGCCCTGCCCGACCCCGGAGGCACATGTGCCTCAGCGCGTGAACCGCCTGCTCACGCCCCCGGAGCGGCTCCCGGCGGTACGGCGACTGCGGCTGACCGCGTGCGCGGCCCTGGTGCCGGTGGTCCCGGTGCTGGTGACGTTCATGCCGGGGCTGCGGGCGCTCGGGTAG
- a CDS encoding HAD family hydrolase, whose amino-acid sequence MTIKAVLFDFSGTLFRIEPTESWLRAVLTEAGVALSEPKLTLAAEALERAGAQAGGALPAEAPAGELGDLWAVRDHSAERHRAAYTGLSRQVRLPDPALHDALYDRHMAPRAWSPYPDAAEVLAGLRERGVAVGVVSNIGWDLRPVFRVHDLDPYVGAYVLSYEHSLQKPDRRLFALACEALGVDARDTLMVGDDRRADGGAAALGCGVHFVDHLPVDRRPDGLRPVLDLIG is encoded by the coding sequence ATGACGATCAAAGCCGTGCTGTTCGACTTCTCCGGGACGCTCTTCCGTATCGAGCCGACGGAGTCCTGGCTGCGCGCGGTGCTCACCGAGGCCGGTGTCGCCCTGTCGGAGCCGAAGTTGACGCTGGCGGCCGAAGCGCTGGAGCGGGCGGGCGCACAGGCGGGCGGGGCACTCCCGGCCGAGGCGCCGGCGGGTGAGCTGGGCGACCTGTGGGCGGTCCGGGACCACAGCGCCGAGCGGCACCGGGCCGCGTACACGGGCCTCTCCCGTCAGGTGCGTCTCCCCGACCCGGCCCTCCACGACGCGCTGTACGACCGCCACATGGCCCCGCGAGCCTGGAGCCCGTACCCCGACGCGGCCGAGGTGCTCGCCGGCCTGCGGGAACGCGGGGTGGCCGTCGGTGTGGTGAGCAACATCGGCTGGGATCTGCGGCCGGTGTTCCGCGTCCACGACCTCGACCCGTATGTGGGCGCGTATGTGCTGTCGTACGAGCACAGCCTCCAGAAGCCGGACCGGCGGTTGTTCGCCCTTGCCTGTGAGGCGCTCGGAGTCGACGCGCGGGACACGCTGATGGTCGGTGACGACCGGCGCGCCGACGGCGGTGCGGCGGCTCTGGGCTGTGGGGTGCACTTCGTGGACCATCTGCCCGTGGACCGACGCCCCGACGGGCTGCGGCCGGTGCTGGATCTGATCGGCTGA
- a CDS encoding LVIVD repeat-containing protein, which translates to MILLDSLRTRRRRMGAGAVAAGLLAALLTAGPAAATPDPGDAPAGREKVSKSDAAAARAAIAAGEIPGQDEIVHSANIEHLVNIPKDTLAGTNSDLAFQGRYAFAGNYDGFRIFDISNPRAPKTVAQVLCPGGQNDISVSGDLLFLSTDSSRSDNSCNSTTQPATEKSSWEGMKIFDISDKKNPKYVAAVETACGSHTHTLVPERRNVYVYVASYSPNAAFPDCQPPHDGISVIKVPRRAPEEAAVVNFPVLFPGEGPDGGGNPGSPTNPGVSKTTGCHDITVLPSKDLAAGACMGDGILFSIKDPENPEVIDRIQDNVNFAFWHSATFNEKANKVVFTDELGGGVGATCNEAIGPNRGADGVYDIVGKGDQRKLVFKSYFKIARHQADTENCVAHNGSLIPVKGKDIMVQAWYQGGVSVWDFTDSTKPKEIAYFERGPLSTGSLQVGGSWSAYYYNGYIYSNDIVKGLDVLKLDDRRTDPAKWVHLRELNVQTQPDYFGFHW; encoded by the coding sequence GTGATCCTGTTAGACAGCCTTCGAACGCGGCGCAGACGCATGGGAGCCGGCGCGGTGGCCGCCGGACTCCTGGCCGCGCTGCTCACGGCCGGTCCCGCGGCCGCGACCCCCGACCCTGGGGACGCGCCCGCAGGACGGGAGAAGGTCTCCAAGAGTGACGCCGCCGCGGCGCGGGCCGCGATCGCGGCCGGTGAGATCCCGGGCCAGGACGAGATCGTGCACTCCGCCAACATCGAGCACCTCGTCAACATCCCGAAGGACACCCTGGCGGGCACCAACTCGGACCTCGCCTTCCAGGGCAGGTACGCCTTCGCGGGCAACTACGACGGCTTCCGCATCTTCGACATCAGCAACCCCAGAGCCCCGAAGACGGTCGCCCAGGTGCTGTGCCCGGGCGGACAGAACGACATCTCCGTCTCCGGCGACCTGCTCTTCCTCTCCACCGACTCCTCGCGCAGCGACAACTCGTGCAACAGCACGACGCAGCCCGCGACCGAGAAGTCGTCGTGGGAGGGCATGAAGATCTTCGACATCAGCGACAAGAAGAACCCGAAGTACGTCGCCGCCGTCGAGACCGCCTGCGGCTCGCACACCCACACGCTGGTGCCCGAGCGCAGGAACGTCTACGTCTACGTCGCCTCGTACTCGCCCAACGCCGCGTTCCCCGACTGCCAGCCGCCCCACGACGGCATCTCCGTCATCAAGGTGCCGCGCAGGGCCCCCGAAGAGGCGGCCGTGGTGAACTTCCCGGTGCTGTTCCCCGGTGAGGGCCCCGACGGCGGCGGCAACCCGGGCTCGCCGACCAACCCGGGCGTCAGCAAGACCACCGGCTGCCACGACATCACGGTGCTGCCGTCGAAGGACCTGGCCGCCGGTGCCTGCATGGGCGACGGCATCCTGTTCTCCATCAAGGACCCGGAGAACCCGGAGGTCATCGACCGCATCCAGGACAACGTGAACTTCGCGTTCTGGCACTCGGCGACCTTCAACGAGAAGGCGAACAAGGTCGTCTTCACCGACGAACTGGGCGGTGGCGTCGGCGCCACCTGCAACGAGGCGATCGGCCCGAACCGCGGCGCCGACGGCGTCTACGACATCGTCGGCAAGGGCGACCAGCGCAAGCTCGTCTTCAAGAGCTACTTCAAGATCGCGCGCCACCAGGCGGACACCGAGAACTGCGTCGCCCACAACGGCTCGCTGATCCCGGTCAAGGGCAAGGACATCATGGTCCAGGCCTGGTACCAGGGCGGCGTCTCCGTCTGGGACTTCACCGACTCCACCAAGCCCAAGGAGATCGCCTACTTCGAGCGCGGCCCGCTGAGCACCGGCTCGCTGCAGGTCGGCGGCTCCTGGTCGGCGTACTACTACAACGGCTACATCTACTCGAACGACATCGTGAAGGGCTTGGACGTCCTGAAGCTCGACGACCGGCGCACGGACCCGGCCAAGTGGGTCCACCTGCGCGAACTCAACGTGCAGACACAGCCGGACTACTTCGGCTTCCACTGGTAG
- a CDS encoding DUF305 domain-containing protein — MLTAAVLVLAGCDSGSDSDADGDSATATGPSVIAPGKPGEAARTLSPEEAEKQRAEDDSPNSADFSYARMMIEHHTQALEMTELAPEHAGSDRVKRLAERITAAQKPEIASMESWLKNNDADKKGTSHKHEAMPGMATEEQLKRLGELKGKAFDKLFLKLMITHHDGAITMATEVKGQGNNIQIEEMADDVIAQQTAEIDRMRDMR, encoded by the coding sequence ATGCTCACGGCCGCCGTACTCGTGCTCGCGGGCTGCGACTCCGGGTCGGACTCCGACGCGGACGGCGACTCGGCCACGGCGACCGGGCCCTCGGTGATTGCCCCCGGGAAGCCCGGCGAGGCGGCGAGAACGCTCTCGCCGGAGGAGGCCGAAAAGCAACGCGCCGAGGACGACTCGCCGAACTCCGCGGACTTCTCGTACGCCCGCATGATGATCGAGCATCACACCCAGGCCCTGGAGATGACCGAACTCGCCCCGGAACACGCCGGATCGGACCGGGTGAAACGGCTCGCCGAGCGCATCACGGCCGCGCAGAAGCCGGAGATCGCCTCCATGGAGAGTTGGCTGAAGAACAACGACGCCGACAAGAAGGGCACTTCGCACAAGCACGAGGCGATGCCCGGCATGGCGACCGAGGAACAGCTGAAGCGGCTGGGCGAGTTGAAGGGCAAGGCGTTCGACAAGCTCTTCCTCAAGCTGATGATCACGCATCACGACGGGGCGATCACGATGGCCACGGAGGTGAAGGGGCAGGGCAACAACATCCAGATCGAGGAGATGGCGGACGACGTGATCGCCCAGCAGACCGCCGAGATCGACCGGATGCGCGACATGCGGTAG
- a CDS encoding FAD-dependent oxidoreductase, producing MLRVAVVGSGPSGCYTAQSLVQQDPSVRVDVLDRLPCPYGLVRYGVAPDHEKIKSLQNNLRTVLEHDRVRFLGRVRVGPEGVPVARLRELYHAVVYCVGAATDRKLGIPGEELLGSWSATEFVSWYSAHPDAVAEGFVLGARAAVVIGVGNVAVDVTRMLARGPAELSPTDMPQGALTSLAASEVAQVHMVGRRGPSQGRFTTKELRELGTLPDTRVTVNPAELELDPAYVDPSALPAPQRRNVEVLRGWATAPPTEGRHRIRLRFYLRPVEILADGDRVCGVRLERTTPDGHGGVTGTGRYEEIEAQLVLRSVGYRGVPLDDLPFDSAHGTVPHLAGRVLRDGAAATGEYVSGWIKRGPTGVIGTNRPCAKETVTSLLEDAPELVRREVPDDPLAELRAQGVSPVQWSGWQSIERAEAELGASLGRGVVKLPDWESLMTAAQGAPA from the coding sequence GTGCTGCGTGTCGCCGTCGTCGGCTCGGGGCCGAGCGGGTGCTACACCGCCCAGAGCCTCGTCCAGCAGGACCCCTCTGTACGCGTCGACGTCCTGGACCGGCTGCCCTGCCCGTACGGCCTGGTGCGGTACGGCGTGGCGCCGGACCACGAGAAGATCAAGTCGCTGCAGAACAACCTGCGCACGGTCCTGGAGCACGACCGGGTGCGCTTCCTCGGCAGGGTGCGGGTGGGGCCGGAGGGCGTGCCGGTGGCCCGGCTCCGCGAGCTCTACCACGCGGTCGTGTACTGCGTGGGCGCCGCGACGGACCGCAAGCTCGGCATCCCGGGTGAGGAGCTGCTCGGCAGCTGGTCCGCGACCGAGTTCGTGTCCTGGTACAGCGCGCATCCGGACGCCGTCGCGGAGGGTTTCGTGCTCGGCGCGCGGGCGGCCGTGGTGATCGGCGTCGGGAACGTCGCGGTGGATGTGACCCGGATGCTCGCACGGGGCCCGGCCGAGCTGAGCCCCACCGACATGCCGCAGGGCGCGCTCACCTCGCTCGCCGCCAGCGAGGTCGCCCAGGTCCACATGGTGGGCCGCCGGGGCCCGTCCCAGGGCCGCTTCACCACCAAGGAGCTGCGTGAACTGGGCACCCTCCCGGACACCCGGGTCACCGTCAACCCGGCGGAGCTGGAACTCGACCCGGCCTACGTCGACCCCTCGGCCCTGCCCGCGCCCCAGCGCCGCAACGTGGAGGTCCTGCGCGGCTGGGCCACCGCACCGCCCACCGAGGGCCGCCACCGCATCCGCCTGCGTTTCTACCTCCGCCCCGTCGAAATCCTCGCCGACGGCGACCGCGTGTGCGGGGTCCGCCTGGAGCGCACGACACCGGACGGCCACGGCGGAGTCACCGGCACCGGCCGCTACGAGGAGATCGAGGCCCAGTTGGTCCTCCGCTCGGTCGGCTACCGCGGGGTCCCCCTGGACGACCTCCCCTTCGACTCGGCCCACGGCACCGTCCCGCATCTGGCCGGCCGCGTCCTGCGGGACGGCGCGGCAGCCACGGGCGAGTACGTGTCCGGCTGGATCAAGCGGGGCCCGACGGGTGTGATCGGCACGAACAGGCCGTGCGCGAAGGAGACGGTGACTTCCTTGCTGGAGGACGCGCCGGAGCTGGTACGCCGTGAGGTGCCGGACGACCCACTGGCGGAGCTGAGGGCGCAGGGCGTCAGCCCGGTGCAGTGGTCGGGCTGGCAGTCCATCGAACGGGCGGAGGCGGAGCTGGGCGCGTCGCTGGGCAGGGGCGTGGTGAAACTGCCGGACTGGGAGTCACTCATGACCGCCGCCCAGGGGGCGCCTGCGTAG
- a CDS encoding ArsR/SmtB family transcription factor, producing the protein MTSPAAGSRDLAHPERAEIRLEAVLHALSDPVRLRVVRELADAADELSCSYFDLPVTKSTTTHHFRVLRESGVIRQVYRGTAKMNDLRRDDLDDLFPGLLDALLDAAARQAVRLGDG; encoded by the coding sequence GTGACATCGCCCGCCGCAGGCAGCCGTGACCTCGCCCATCCGGAGCGCGCGGAGATCCGGCTGGAGGCCGTGCTGCACGCGCTCTCCGACCCCGTGCGGCTGCGCGTCGTGCGAGAGCTCGCCGACGCCGCCGACGAGCTCTCCTGTTCGTACTTCGACCTGCCGGTCACCAAGTCCACGACCACCCACCACTTCCGGGTGCTGCGCGAGAGCGGCGTGATCCGGCAGGTCTACCGGGGCACGGCCAAGATGAACGACCTGCGCCGGGACGACCTGGACGACCTCTTCCCGGGCCTTCTCGACGCTCTCCTCGACGCCGCCGCGCGCCAGGCCGTCCGGCTCGGCGACGGCTGA
- a CDS encoding NADH:flavin oxidoreductase/NADH oxidase, producing the protein MSALFEPYTLRELTIPNRVWMPPMCQYSAAHEGPGTGAPDDWHFAHYAARATGGTGLIIVEATAVAPEGRITPYDLGIWNDTQVEAFRRITRFLKDQGSVPAVQLAHAGRKASTGLPWQGGAPIGPEAYGWQPVAPSALPFDEGHPVPTELTVEQMSAVAEQFADAARRALAAGFEVVEIHGAHGYLINEFLSPYSNHRTDEYGGPYENRVRFALEVVDAVREVWPDDKPLFFRISATDWLAENGWTADDTVRFAAELHAHGVDLLDVSTGGNAPAVRIPTGPGYQVPFAARVRNETPMAVAAVGQITEPEQAEKILAGGEADAVLLGRELLRDPSWARRTARELGGEVWVPKQYHRSV; encoded by the coding sequence GTGAGCGCGCTCTTCGAGCCCTACACCCTGCGTGAACTGACCATCCCGAACCGGGTGTGGATGCCCCCGATGTGCCAGTACTCGGCCGCGCACGAGGGCCCCGGGACAGGCGCACCCGACGACTGGCACTTCGCGCACTACGCGGCTCGCGCCACCGGCGGCACGGGGCTGATCATCGTCGAGGCGACCGCCGTCGCCCCCGAGGGCCGGATCACGCCGTACGACCTCGGCATCTGGAACGACACCCAGGTCGAGGCCTTCCGCCGGATCACCCGGTTCCTCAAGGACCAGGGCTCGGTGCCCGCGGTCCAGCTCGCGCACGCCGGCCGCAAGGCGTCGACCGGCCTGCCGTGGCAGGGCGGGGCACCGATCGGCCCGGAGGCGTACGGCTGGCAGCCGGTCGCGCCCAGCGCGCTGCCCTTCGACGAAGGGCATCCCGTACCGACGGAGTTGACGGTCGAACAGATGAGCGCGGTCGCCGAGCAGTTCGCGGACGCGGCCCGGCGTGCCCTCGCCGCGGGCTTCGAGGTCGTCGAGATCCATGGCGCCCACGGCTATCTGATCAACGAGTTCCTCTCCCCGTACTCCAATCACCGTACGGACGAGTACGGCGGCCCGTACGAGAACCGGGTCCGGTTCGCCCTCGAAGTCGTGGACGCCGTACGGGAGGTGTGGCCGGACGACAAGCCGCTGTTCTTCCGGATCTCGGCCACCGACTGGCTGGCGGAGAACGGCTGGACGGCCGACGACACGGTCCGTTTCGCCGCCGAACTGCACGCGCACGGTGTGGACCTCCTCGACGTCTCCACCGGCGGCAACGCCCCCGCCGTCCGCATCCCGACCGGTCCCGGCTACCAGGTGCCCTTCGCCGCCCGGGTCAGGAACGAGACGCCGATGGCCGTCGCCGCGGTCGGTCAGATCACCGAGCCCGAGCAGGCCGAGAAGATCCTTGCCGGCGGCGAGGCCGACGCGGTCCTGCTGGGCCGGGAGCTGCTGCGCGACCCGTCCTGGGCCCGCCGGACGGCCCGCGAACTCGGGGGCGAGGTGTGGGTGCCGAAGCAGTACCACCGGTCGGTGTGA